The Oscillatoria sp. FACHB-1407 genomic sequence TGCTCTCAAGTTCTACAGCCGATGTCGATCGCACACTCAAAAAGGAACTCTATCAAGATCGCTTCCGCACCCATGAATACTTCCTATTTTCGCCAGAAAATCTGGAGTTTGTCGGCTATCGTCTGGTAAGCCAGCGGTATGAGGCGATTGCTCCCACGGAGTCAGGTCTGCTCTGGAGCGAGACACTTGACCTGTATCTGGGTTGCCACAACGGGCAACTGCGCTACTTCACCCCTGATGGAGCATTAGCACCCACCCCTGAAGAAGACGCTCTGCAAGCCCAACAACAGGCACTACAGGCACAACAGCAAGCCCTGGTCGCTCAACAACGAGCAGAAGAAGCCCAACAACGAGCAGAGCGGTTGGCAGAACGGTTGCGATCGCTCGGAATTGAGCCAGACGGGGAATAGCAAGATTCCCGTCAGACTTCGGCGGTTGTAAAGAAACGATTTGCAGGACGCGCCAACCCCAGATTTTCTCGCAGGGTCTTACCCTCATACTCCTTGCGGAAAATTCCACGCTGTTGCAGTTCTGGAATTACCTGATCGACAAAATCGTTCAGTCCTTCTGGCAAGAATGGAAACATGATGTTGAACCCGTCTGATCCATCTTCGGTCAGCCATTGCTCCATCTCATCAGCGATCGCCTGAGGTGTGCCCACAAAGATTAGCCCACCATAGCTGGCGACTCGTTGGGCGAGTTGGCGGATGGTTAAGTTTTCGCTTCGAGCCAGGGCAATGACGCGATCGCGTCCCGTATGACTACCATTTGTCTCTGGAATCTCTGGCAATGGTCCATCGGGGTCAAAGCTCGAAACGTCGTAACCCAGAGCAAGATTGAGGCTGTTGATGCCGCTGTCGTAGTGGATCAAACTGTTGAGATGTGCCAGTTTTGCCTGTGCTGCCTCGACGGTTTCGCCCACAACCACCAGTGCACCGGGCAGAATTTTGATGCTGTTGGGGTCACGCCCGATCGCCCTGGCACGACTCTTGATATCCGCAAAGAGTGCCTTGCCTGTCTCCAGGCTACCAATTCCAGCAAACACGACTTCAGCAGTTTCAGCCGCCAGTTGTCGCCCTGCCTCTGAGGCACCCGCCTGCACAATCACGGGATACCCTTGAATCGGTCTGGCGATATTCAACGGCCCCCGTACCGAAAAATAGGGCCCTTTGTGATTCAAAACATGCATCCTGGCAGGATCAAAATAGATTCCGGCATCTACATCTCGCACGAAGGCATCATCAGCAAAGGAATCCCATAGACCCGTCACCACATCGTAGAATTCACGCGCCCGTTTGTAACGCTCGCCATGTTCAATTTCTTCCTCTAACCCAAAGTTGAGGGCTGCATCTGGATTGTAGGTGGTGACAATGTTCCAGCCTGCACGACCACCACTGATATGGTCGAGAGAGGCAAAGCGACGAGCAACGTGATAGGGTGCTTCATAGGTTGTCGAAGCGGTCGCAATTAACCCGATGTGTTCGGTGACGGTGGCGAGGGCAGAGAGTAACGTAAACGGCTCAAACGAGGTGACTGTATGGCTGCGTTTGAGGGCGGCGATCGGCATGTTGAGAACGGCTAAATGATCTGCCATAAAGAAGGCATCAAACTTGCCCTGCTCCAGTTTTTGGATGAATTGCTTCAACGCTGGGAGATTGAAGTTGGCATCTGGAATCGCACCCGGATAACGCCACGCGGCAGTATGGATGCTCACGGGACGCATGAATGCACCTAACTTTAATTGCTTTGCTGCGCTCATTCCCCCTCCATCTGCAAGGCTTCTCATGTGTTGCGTTAACTGATCGTACGGGCAGGTTTAGCCGCAAAACCTTAACTCAGCAAGGATTTAACACGAAACCTGCCCCTACAGACCATGGATGATTTAACTGGATTTTGTCTTAAGGGTAAGATGCGATCGCCAAAAACCTTAGCCCCTTAAGTAACAATTGACCCTTGCCCCCTGACCACTAACCCTTGACCATTGACCATTAACCCTTGACCATTGACCATTGACCATTGACCATTGACCATTAACCATTGACCATTGACCACTAACCATTGACCATTAACCATTGACCATTGACCATTGACCATTGACCATTAACCATTGACCATTGACCATTAACCATTGACCATTAACCATTGACCATTGACCATTGACCATTGACCATTGACCTCTAACTCAGCACCTTTTAACTCTTCAAAAACACCTGCTGCCAATTTTGGGAGCCAAACTCTTTCTGAAATTCACTGATGACCCAGGAGATTGACTTGCCCTGCCGTTGGGCGATCGCCCCCAGATAATTCTTGTAATTCTCTCGGTCTTCTAGAGTTGGATTCATACCAAAGGTGGAACCCAGACACCAATCGTCTTTGGGCATTACCCCATACTTCTCATAAAAGGCTCGCAGTGCCCAATTGGGCGCGTACCCTTCACGAAACGTTTTTTGCCGTTGATGGTGAAAGTAAGCAATCAGTTCTGACTCATCGGCTAATTCTGGCTGAATCTCGTTCTCCACTTCCACCAGATCTTCTGTGATCACCTGCGTTTCTACTAACCATTGATGCCCACAATCGGGGCAGAC encodes the following:
- a CDS encoding Uma2 family endonuclease — translated: MTICEEIVMVLTAQQLADLMPDATQLESNEPEIESSLHYAQLALLVACLEWLWRDRTDFFIGADLSIYFSRQQLKNRDFRGPDFFLVKKTEKRPRKSWVVWEEDGRYPDLIIELLSSSTADVDRTLKKELYQDRFRTHEYFLFSPENLEFVGYRLVSQRYEAIAPTESGLLWSETLDLYLGCHNGQLRYFTPDGALAPTPEEDALQAQQQALQAQQQALVAQQRAEEAQQRAERLAERLRSLGIEPDGE
- a CDS encoding LLM class flavin-dependent oxidoreductase, which encodes MSAAKQLKLGAFMRPVSIHTAAWRYPGAIPDANFNLPALKQFIQKLEQGKFDAFFMADHLAVLNMPIAALKRSHTVTSFEPFTLLSALATVTEHIGLIATASTTYEAPYHVARRFASLDHISGGRAGWNIVTTYNPDAALNFGLEEEIEHGERYKRAREFYDVVTGLWDSFADDAFVRDVDAGIYFDPARMHVLNHKGPYFSVRGPLNIARPIQGYPVIVQAGASEAGRQLAAETAEVVFAGIGSLETGKALFADIKSRARAIGRDPNSIKILPGALVVVGETVEAAQAKLAHLNSLIHYDSGINSLNLALGYDVSSFDPDGPLPEIPETNGSHTGRDRVIALARSENLTIRQLAQRVASYGGLIFVGTPQAIADEMEQWLTEDGSDGFNIMFPFLPEGLNDFVDQVIPELQQRGIFRKEYEGKTLRENLGLARPANRFFTTAEV